AATAGGAGTTAATATGAGAGAAGTAGAAAAAAGTACTATAGTACAACAAGAAAAAATAACAACTTTAATATAAGAAAAAGGTAGTAGTTTTTTATAAAAAATATTATGTAATAAAGTAAGAACAGTCCTTAACCAATCTATCAAAATGTGGCATTTCATAATTTCTCATATGTGTTAAAATAAAAAATAAGCTGAAGCAGTTGCTAACTTACATTGTAATTATTATTCTTTTTGTTCTAATATATAATATATTACAAAAAGAACAAAGAGCATAATATAAGTATTATTTATTATAAAATATCCCACACCTGACCTTCTGAAGTGTCACGTATTTCTATACCTAATGAAGCTAAGGTATTACGAACTTCATCTGCCTGAACAAAATTTTTTTCCTCTCTTGCTTGCCTTCTCTTACTAAGTAACTCTTCTACTTGATTAACATCAATTTTATTTCTAATAATGCGAATTGTTTTGAGATCTTGTAAAAAACTATTAGGTTTTTGACCAAATACACCTAATAAAATATCTACTTTTCGTATAATCTCACGAAATTGTTCAAAAACCACCTTCCCATCAGTTGTGGAGTAAAGAGCTTTATCATCAAGAGCACGTCTAACTATATGGATAATATTAAATAAATGACCTAATCCAGCAGCTGTATTGCAATCATCTTCTAGCGCAGACATAAATAGTGAAAATTGTTCATCTAACTCAGCTAAAATAGAGCTAGATGAACCACCTGAGTCCCAAGATTTTCTTTCAAGTGCTTTATCTACCTCAGCAATACATTCATACACTCTTTTTTGACTTCGTTCTGTCTCATTCATTCCTTCAAAAGAAAAATCTATAGGGCTTCTATAATGCTTTTTTAAAAGGAAAAAACGTAATGTTTCTGGGAGATATGCTTCTAATATATCTCTAACAATCTTAAAATTTCCAAGAGATTTTGACATTTTTTCTGAATTTACTTGAACAAGCCCATTATGCATCCAAATTTTAGCCAACGGCTTATTTACAATTGATTCAGTCTGAGCAATCTCATTTTCATGGTGTGGAAAAATAAGATCAATTCCTCCCCCATGTATATCAAGAGGAAGTGGCCAACACTTTTCACTCATTGCTGAACATTCAATATGCCACCCAGGACGCCCTCTTCCCCAAGGACTTTCCCAAGAAGGCTCTCCAGGCTTAGCTGCTTTCCAAAGAACAAAATCTAAAGGATCTTCTTTCTCCTCACTAGGTACAATACGTACTCCTATACGTAACTCATCAGGAGTTCTACCAGAAAGTTTTCCATAATCAGGGAAAGAACGAACTCTAAAATAAACGTCACCTGAAGCTGTAATATATGCTTTATCAGCCTCTAGTAATTTTTGACAACACTCTATCATTTCAGGGATA
The sequence above is drawn from the Lawsonia intracellularis PHE/MN1-00 genome and encodes:
- the cysS gene encoding cysteine--tRNA ligase, producing the protein MHLYNTMEKKKEPLIPIISGKLGIYVCGITAYDFSHIGHARSAIVFDILVRLLRYQGYDVTFIRNFTDIDDKIINRANKEGRSSKEVAEEFINAFHEDMDRLGVLNADIEPKATDYIPEMIECCQKLLEADKAYITASGDVYFRVRSFPDYGKLSGRTPDELRIGVRIVPSEEKEDPLDFVLWKAAKPGEPSWESPWGRGRPGWHIECSAMSEKCWPLPLDIHGGGIDLIFPHHENEIAQTESIVNKPLAKIWMHNGLVQVNSEKMSKSLGNFKIVRDILEAYLPETLRFFLLKKHYRSPIDFSFEGMNETERSQKRVYECIAEVDKALERKSWDSGGSSSSILAELDEQFSLFMSALEDDCNTAAGLGHLFNIIHIVRRALDDKALYSTTDGKVVFEQFREIIRKVDILLGVFGQKPNSFLQDLKTIRIIRNKIDVNQVEELLSKRRQAREEKNFVQADEVRNTLASLGIEIRDTSEGQVWDIL